A region of bacterium DNA encodes the following proteins:
- a CDS encoding rod-binding protein, with the protein MTQKISHDPLPLAAKASQPLHAKPKHTQADQAAEQFEIMMAQQMIKSMQSSLEGGSLFGGGVAGDIYSGLAEVQLAQTLTKGSHFGLKEQILRQLPKAEVQK; encoded by the coding sequence ATGACACAGAAAATCAGCCACGATCCGCTTCCGCTTGCAGCCAAGGCATCGCAGCCGCTGCACGCGAAGCCTAAGCACACTCAGGCGGACCAGGCGGCAGAACAGTTCGAGATCATGATGGCGCAGCAGATGATCAAGAGCATGCAGTCATCGCTCGAAGGCGGCAGCCTGTTCGGCGGCGGTGTGGCCGGTGATATTTACAGTGGTTTAGCAGAAGTCCAACTGGCGCAGACCCTGACCAAGGGTTCTCATTTTGGGCTCAAAGAGCAGATCCTTCGGCAATTGCCTAAGGCGGAGGTTCAGAAGTGA
- a CDS encoding flagellar basal body L-ring protein FlgH — MRLLLAILILIPALVDAGPAPSMFADRIARQVGDVLTVQIVENTSATALATTNTKEEYKADLSGGSSGGFSKLIPFGANGGTKSEHKGDGRTVRQGRLTGTLTAKVVEVYPNGNMRIEGQKCLIINGERQMTILTGVVRPEDVAPGNVVSSDVIADAEIAFKGKGVLANAERPGLIARLFDWLF, encoded by the coding sequence ATGCGACTACTCCTCGCCATACTGATTCTGATTCCGGCTCTCGTAGACGCCGGTCCCGCGCCGTCCATGTTTGCGGACCGTATTGCGCGGCAGGTGGGAGACGTGCTCACGGTGCAGATTGTGGAAAACACCAGCGCCACAGCGTTGGCCACAACCAACACCAAGGAAGAGTACAAAGCGGATTTGAGCGGCGGCAGTTCCGGAGGCTTCAGCAAGCTTATACCTTTCGGAGCCAACGGCGGCACCAAGAGCGAGCACAAAGGCGATGGCCGCACCGTGCGTCAAGGCCGGCTTACCGGCACGCTGACCGCTAAAGTGGTGGAAGTCTATCCCAACGGCAACATGCGCATCGAAGGCCAGAAGTGCCTGATCATCAACGGCGAACGGCAGATGACGATTCTGACCGGCGTCGTTCGTCCCGAAGATGTTGCCCCGGGAAACGTGGTCAGTTCCGACGTCATCGCCGATGCGGAAATCGCCTTCAAGGGCAAGGGCGTCCTTGCCAATGCCGAACGTCCCGGACTCATTGCACGCCTTTTCGACTGGTTGTTTTAA
- a CDS encoding flagellin: protein MRISEVQRHRSFTQNVDQRLVNMNRIQEEIGTGRSLFTPSEGVSRANQALTARDALATDGQFLRNIDDGRTWVDAADSKLQAVVDLLNEIDALAVSADNSSQTPEDRQATALQLDQKLETLMGLANAKNGDRYLFGGYGTTTSPFSAARDANGKIQGAVANPDTIAGKIYRRIGDGDDIQINVSGAQLFQPVGAEGTDGDVFYVISALRDTIGNNNTPPAGYEDTRSNEHLRDQLATIRERITQQQTYLGSIGQRLDQTKSRLKERELNLTNSLEDAQGVDMPSLVARMATESGAYNALAAMGQKLLGQSLVDYLG from the coding sequence ATGAGAATTTCCGAAGTACAACGCCATCGTTCCTTCACCCAGAATGTCGACCAGCGTCTGGTCAACATGAATCGCATTCAGGAAGAGATCGGCACCGGACGCAGTCTGTTTACGCCGTCCGAAGGCGTCAGTCGCGCCAATCAGGCTCTCACCGCGCGCGATGCCCTTGCGACCGATGGTCAGTTTCTGCGCAATATCGACGATGGCCGGACCTGGGTGGATGCCGCGGATTCCAAACTGCAGGCCGTGGTGGACCTGCTGAATGAAATCGACGCGCTGGCCGTGTCGGCGGATAACAGCAGCCAGACTCCGGAAGATCGCCAGGCGACGGCATTGCAACTGGACCAGAAGCTGGAGACCCTGATGGGTCTGGCCAACGCGAAGAATGGCGACCGCTACCTCTTCGGCGGCTATGGCACTACGACCAGCCCCTTCTCGGCGGCCCGCGACGCCAACGGCAAGATTCAGGGCGCGGTGGCCAATCCGGACACCATTGCCGGAAAGATCTATCGCCGCATCGGCGATGGCGACGACATCCAGATCAACGTTTCCGGAGCGCAGCTCTTTCAACCGGTGGGCGCTGAAGGCACGGACGGCGACGTGTTCTACGTGATTTCGGCGCTGCGCGATACCATCGGCAATAATAACACGCCGCCCGCCGGCTATGAAGATACGCGTTCCAACGAACATCTTCGTGACCAGTTGGCGACGATTCGGGAACGCATCACGCAGCAGCAGACCTATCTTGGCAGCATCGGGCAGCGGCTCGATCAGACCAAGTCACGCCTGAAAGAGCGTGAACTCAACTTGACGAACAGCCTCGAGGACGCGCAAGGCGTCGACATGCCCAGTCTCGTCGCCCGCATGGCGACGGAATCCGGCGCGTACAACGCTTTGGCGGCGATGGGGCAAAAACTGCTCGGGCAATCCTTAGTAGACTATTTAGGATAA
- the gmd gene encoding GDP-mannose 4,6-dehydratase: MRALITGITGQDGSYLAELLLAKGYQVYGMVRRSSQDNLGRIEHLRTRIQVLQGDLLDANSLEKILRESRPNEVYNLAAQSFVPTSWEQPILTGEFTALGVTRLLEAVRSVDPSIRFYQASSSEMFGKVREVPQGENTPFHPRSPYGVSKVYGHYITINARESYGLFAVSGILFNHESPRRGKEFVTRKITRTAAAIRLGLAKTLDLGNLDARRDWGFAGDYVDAMWRMLQQNTPEDFVIATGETHSVREFCELAFAHLGLNYRDHVRVNTQLVRPAEVDLLVGNASKAKALLDWEPRIRFPELVRVMVDHDLADLQNGATDYPQATRTQNRRNDLNPVVIPPAATVPAVG, encoded by the coding sequence ATGCGGGCATTGATTACAGGCATCACGGGGCAGGACGGCAGCTATCTGGCGGAACTGCTGCTGGCAAAAGGCTATCAGGTCTACGGCATGGTACGCCGCTCGAGCCAGGACAATCTGGGGCGCATCGAGCATCTGCGCACGCGCATTCAGGTGTTGCAGGGAGATTTGCTGGACGCCAACTCGCTGGAGAAAATTCTGCGCGAATCCCGCCCGAACGAGGTCTATAATCTCGCCGCGCAGAGCTTTGTGCCGACCTCCTGGGAGCAGCCGATTCTCACCGGTGAATTTACAGCCCTCGGCGTGACGCGCCTGCTTGAAGCCGTGCGCTCGGTGGATCCGTCGATCCGCTTCTACCAGGCATCGTCTTCGGAAATGTTCGGCAAGGTGCGCGAAGTGCCGCAGGGCGAGAATACGCCGTTCCATCCGCGGAGTCCGTACGGCGTCTCCAAGGTCTACGGCCATTACATCACCATTAACGCTCGCGAGAGTTACGGGCTGTTTGCCGTCTCCGGCATCCTTTTCAATCATGAATCCCCGCGTCGCGGTAAGGAATTCGTCACCCGCAAGATCACCCGCACGGCTGCGGCAATTCGCCTCGGTCTGGCCAAGACCCTCGATCTGGGCAATCTGGACGCGCGCCGCGACTGGGGTTTTGCCGGCGACTACGTGGATGCCATGTGGCGCATGCTGCAGCAAAACACGCCCGAGGATTTTGTCATTGCCACCGGCGAAACTCATTCGGTGCGCGAGTTCTGCGAACTGGCGTTTGCGCATCTCGGCTTGAATTACCGCGACCACGTGCGCGTCAACACCCAACTGGTCCGTCCCGCCGAAGTCGATCTGCTGGTGGGAAACGCCAGCAAGGCAAAGGCCCTGCTGGATTGGGAACCGCGCATCCGCTTCCCGGAATTGGTACGGGTGATGGTAGATCATGATCTGGCCGACTTGCAGAACGGCGCGACCGATTACCCGCAGGCCACGCGGACGCAAAACCGCCGCAATGACCTGAATCCCGTAGTGATTCCGCCGGCAGCAACGGTTCCGGCAGTCGGCTGA
- the flgK gene encoding flagellar hook-associated protein FlgK: protein MSTLADIMNTGSYALRIQQLAMQVVGQNTANVNTDGFTRRRLDLTTAPPSAGLGVWDAGAGVDVLNLARVRDGVLDRQVRTGNGDLNYWSKKDDVLSQVENVFNEMGDSAIGTQLQDFWASWQDLANHPEGDANRSAVLQKAQTLSAGVRRAYSDLSQRHDNVDSQIKTDVTEVNSLTSKVAQLNVQIVRSEMSGGEASDLRDERDRVLDRLSSLMNISTQEDSNGAVSVFNGGQAIVQLDHNTELTMSTVSSNGLLNTVVTYGTSGRQLELQGGEIKGLMDVRDKDIRSVMDNLDTFAVALANRVNEVHRTGYSGTNITGVDFFASDVTGAASFRVSDAVSDDYSLIATAAAPDSPGDNSIALQLAGIQNEKLLNSGRSTASEFYRDAMLDLGSKKSFATSQLKVEQVAADNLENRRQQVSGVSLDEEMTRLVQVQQAYGAAAKIVNAVDQMMQTVLTLGTAA from the coding sequence ATGAGTACCCTTGCGGACATTATGAACACCGGCAGCTACGCGCTGCGCATCCAGCAGTTGGCGATGCAGGTGGTGGGACAGAACACCGCCAACGTCAACACGGATGGCTTCACGCGGCGCCGCCTCGACCTGACCACCGCGCCTCCTTCCGCCGGCCTCGGCGTGTGGGACGCGGGCGCAGGCGTGGATGTGCTGAACCTCGCGCGAGTGCGGGACGGAGTGCTGGACCGGCAGGTCCGCACCGGCAACGGCGATCTCAATTACTGGTCGAAGAAGGATGACGTGCTCAGTCAGGTGGAAAATGTCTTCAACGAGATGGGCGACTCCGCCATTGGCACTCAGCTTCAGGATTTCTGGGCGTCATGGCAGGATCTGGCGAATCATCCCGAAGGCGATGCGAACCGCAGTGCGGTCCTGCAAAAGGCTCAGACTCTTTCCGCCGGCGTACGCCGCGCCTACTCCGACCTTTCCCAGCGCCACGACAATGTAGATTCCCAGATCAAAACGGACGTTACCGAAGTCAACTCGCTGACCTCGAAGGTCGCACAACTGAACGTACAGATTGTCCGTTCGGAGATGAGCGGGGGAGAAGCTTCGGACCTGCGCGATGAGCGCGACCGGGTGCTCGACCGCCTCTCGTCTTTGATGAACATTTCGACGCAGGAAGACTCCAACGGCGCGGTCTCCGTGTTCAACGGCGGACAGGCCATCGTGCAGCTCGACCACAACACGGAACTCACCATGAGTACCGTGTCCAGCAACGGTTTGCTGAACACCGTGGTCACCTACGGCACCAGCGGACGGCAACTGGAACTGCAGGGCGGCGAAATTAAGGGACTGATGGACGTACGCGACAAAGACATCCGATCCGTGATGGACAATCTTGATACTTTCGCCGTGGCTCTGGCCAATCGTGTCAACGAGGTGCACCGCACAGGCTACAGCGGGACCAACATTACCGGCGTGGACTTTTTCGCCAGCGACGTAACCGGCGCGGCCAGTTTCCGCGTTTCGGACGCCGTAAGCGATGACTATTCTCTGATTGCCACCGCCGCCGCGCCCGATTCTCCCGGAGACAATTCCATTGCCCTGCAATTGGCCGGCATTCAGAACGAGAAACTGCTGAACAGCGGCCGCTCGACCGCCAGCGAGTTTTATCGCGATGCGATGCTGGATCTTGGGTCAAAGAAGTCCTTCGCCACCAGCCAGCTCAAGGTGGAGCAGGTTGCGGCGGACAACCTCGAAAATCGCCGCCAGCAGGTGTCCGGCGTATCCCTCGATGAAGAGATGACACGCCTCGTTCAGGTGCAGCAGGCCTACGGCGCCGCCGCCAAAATCGTCAATGCGGTGGACCAGATGATGCAAACCGTGCTTACTTTAGGCACGGCAGCGTAG
- a CDS encoding flagellar basal body P-ring protein FlgI: MRSAILTILIAVPLLSGFAQVRIRDLTTYPNTTPTTLTGYGLVVGLAGSGDGSKSTFTPQSFATMLKSYGIQVDPNGLKLKNVAAVMVTCQVKAGSRTGGRNDALVSSLGDATSLQGGTLLRTVLLDPWGKAVAECQGPMSIGGFNFESAGSSISRNHAVVGRIPDGVVLFEDAPALPAPADTFVLNLRQPDLQLSVRISDAINARYTLSADVRDPATIVVHVPPARGTLSSRLAFQSEVGELTVTPVASDRVVINERTGTIVVGAAVVLMPAAIAHGNLTVEITDRAAVSQPSPFSQGQTISERQSKISVDNAGTGLLEMAGAASAGDVARALNALGVSPRDMIAIFQGLKEAGSLQAELVII; this comes from the coding sequence ATGCGCAGCGCCATTCTCACTATCCTTATTGCCGTTCCGTTGCTGTCAGGTTTTGCTCAGGTCCGCATCCGCGATCTGACCACCTACCCGAACACTACGCCGACCACGCTGACAGGCTACGGCCTTGTGGTGGGTCTGGCCGGATCCGGCGACGGCAGCAAGTCCACCTTCACCCCCCAGTCCTTTGCCACCATGCTGAAGAGCTACGGCATTCAGGTCGATCCTAACGGTCTGAAGTTGAAGAATGTCGCGGCGGTGATGGTCACCTGCCAGGTCAAGGCCGGTTCACGCACGGGCGGACGGAATGATGCGCTGGTCTCTTCCCTTGGTGACGCCACAAGTCTGCAGGGTGGAACACTCCTGCGCACGGTGCTGCTCGATCCGTGGGGCAAGGCTGTGGCCGAGTGCCAAGGGCCGATGTCCATCGGTGGCTTCAATTTCGAATCGGCAGGCTCAAGCATTTCGCGTAACCATGCCGTGGTTGGCCGCATTCCCGACGGCGTCGTGCTTTTTGAAGATGCGCCCGCGCTGCCCGCTCCCGCCGACACCTTTGTCTTGAACTTACGGCAACCGGATTTGCAGCTTTCCGTGCGCATTTCCGACGCCATTAACGCTCGCTATACTCTGAGCGCCGACGTCCGCGACCCTGCCACCATCGTGGTGCATGTCCCGCCGGCACGCGGCACGCTGAGTTCACGCCTCGCCTTTCAATCGGAAGTCGGCGAATTGACGGTGACTCCCGTCGCCTCGGACCGCGTCGTCATTAATGAGCGTACCGGTACCATTGTCGTCGGCGCTGCCGTTGTGCTGATGCCTGCCGCAATTGCCCACGGCAATCTTACGGTGGAAATCACGGATCGCGCCGCGGTCAGCCAGCCGTCGCCCTTTTCACAGGGACAGACGATTTCCGAGCGTCAGAGCAAAATCTCGGTGGACAATGCCGGAACAGGGTTGCTGGAGATGGCCGGTGCGGCTTCCGCAGGCGACGTCGCCCGTGCTCTCAACGCGCTGGGCGTCAGTCCGCGCGATATGATCGCCATTTTTCAGGGACTCAAGGAAGCCGGCTCCCTGCAGGCGGAATTGGTAATTATATGA